In one Mycobacterium sp. NBC_00419 genomic region, the following are encoded:
- the lsr2 gene encoding histone-like nucleoid-structuring protein Lsr2, which produces MAKKVTVTLVDDFDGEGAADETVEFSLDGVSYEIDLSAKNAQKLRNELKPWLEAGRRVGGRRRGRSGPPGRGRASIDREQSAAIRDWARRNGHKVSTRGRIPADIIDAFHAAT; this is translated from the coding sequence ATGGCCAAGAAAGTTACCGTCACCCTCGTCGATGATTTCGACGGTGAAGGTGCGGCCGACGAAACAGTTGAATTCTCGCTCGACGGCGTGAGCTATGAGATCGATCTTTCCGCCAAGAATGCGCAGAAACTTCGCAACGAGCTGAAGCCGTGGCTCGAGGCGGGCCGCCGTGTCGGTGGCCGCCGTCGTGGCCGCTCCGGCCCGCCGGGACGGGGCCGCGCGTCCATCGATCGCGAGCAGAGCGCTGCCATTCGCGACTGGGCCCGCCGCAACGGCCACAAGGTGTCGACCCGCGGCCGTATTCCGGCCGACATCATCGACGCGTTCCACGCGGCGACCTGA
- a CDS encoding serine hydrolase, which translates to MPGPAPRRSARRAARRTVASALSLTTAILCAAALATSCAPAPAPPANAGAGVRIEINTPQGVRAQQVMDMLNSDWPIGTASVKTLAAPDMVNAVAATMDSLWWDRPYTLAGVDIGAGVATLHLLTSYGARQDIELRTGDDTFVRRFEVTTEKPVINSWQDVDTALSRTGARYSWQVSKVRDGQCDKVAGTNTSQSLPLASIFKTYVLFAVETAVRAGTLTWDDTLTITAEGKKLGSSGFDKLPPGSQITVRQAAGKMISTSDNMATDMLINRLGTHAIEQALVDAGHHDPASMVPFPTMREIFAVGWGNPDVRDQWKTATPQRRAILLQEANSRPYEPDPQRTHAPGSAYGAEWYGSAEDICRVHAALQHNAVGPAAPVKDIMSEIAGIDLDRTEWPYIGAKAGNLPGDYTFSWYAVDRTGQAWVVSFQLNWPRYHSPNAGGWVMTIIKQVFGLLPRYR; encoded by the coding sequence TTGCCGGGACCGGCACCCAGGCGTAGCGCACGCCGGGCGGCCCGGCGCACGGTGGCCAGCGCACTCAGCCTGACCACCGCGATCCTCTGCGCCGCTGCCCTGGCGACAAGTTGCGCACCGGCACCTGCGCCACCGGCCAACGCCGGTGCAGGTGTCCGCATCGAGATCAACACCCCGCAGGGGGTGCGCGCCCAGCAGGTCATGGACATGCTCAATTCCGACTGGCCCATCGGAACAGCCAGCGTCAAGACCCTCGCCGCGCCTGACATGGTCAACGCGGTCGCCGCCACCATGGACTCGCTGTGGTGGGACCGGCCCTACACCCTGGCCGGAGTGGACATCGGCGCCGGCGTGGCCACGCTGCACCTGCTCACGTCCTACGGTGCCCGCCAGGACATCGAATTGCGCACCGGCGACGACACTTTCGTCCGCCGCTTCGAGGTGACAACCGAGAAGCCCGTCATCAACTCGTGGCAGGACGTCGACACCGCGCTCAGCCGCACAGGTGCGCGCTACTCGTGGCAGGTCTCGAAGGTCCGCGACGGGCAGTGCGACAAGGTCGCAGGCACCAACACCTCCCAATCCTTGCCGCTGGCATCGATTTTCAAGACCTATGTCCTGTTCGCGGTGGAGACTGCGGTGCGGGCCGGCACCCTGACGTGGGACGACACGCTGACCATCACCGCCGAGGGCAAGAAGCTGGGCTCCTCCGGGTTCGACAAGCTGCCACCGGGATCGCAGATCACCGTGCGGCAGGCGGCCGGCAAGATGATCTCGACCAGCGACAATATGGCCACCGACATGCTGATCAACCGCCTGGGCACGCACGCCATCGAGCAGGCACTGGTCGACGCCGGTCACCACGACCCCGCCAGCATGGTGCCGTTCCCGACCATGCGGGAGATCTTCGCCGTCGGGTGGGGCAACCCCGACGTCCGCGACCAGTGGAAGACGGCCACCCCGCAGCGCCGGGCAATCCTGTTGCAGGAAGCCAATTCCCGGCCCTACGAACCGGATCCACAGCGTACCCACGCACCGGGTTCGGCATACGGCGCGGAGTGGTACGGCAGCGCGGAGGACATCTGCCGCGTGCACGCCGCCCTGCAGCACAACGCCGTCGGGCCCGCGGCCCCGGTCAAGGACATCATGTCGGAGATCGCCGGTATCGACCTCGACCGCACCGAGTGGCCATATATCGGAGCGAAGGCCGGTAACCTGCCCGGCGACTACACGTTCAGCTGGTACGCCGTAGACCGGACCGGGCAGGCGTGGGTGGTCAGCTTTCAGCTGAACTGGCCGCGCTACCACAGCCCGAACGCCGGCGGCTGGGTGATGACGATCATCAAGCAGGTGTTCGGGCTGCTGCCCCGCTACCGCTGA
- a CDS encoding CbtA family protein: MEKKIIWRGILAGAAAGVFAFIWSKIFIEPIVGRAIDFEDGTSAAHEAMEMADGHGHGHGGGVELFTRTVQSNIGMGLGVFAFSVALGALFAVVFCVAYSRIDHVSARKLAVIVAAAMLLALWVVPALKYPPNPPATSLEETIKQRALLYLLMVALSALLMVAAVYLAFQLHPKLGTWNATLAAGGAYIVAVVVVMLILPTINETPGPIVNDAGMIVFPGFPAADLYEFRLYALGTQVIVWTTIGLLGASMFSRLLDSKEKEAIPV, translated from the coding sequence ATGGAAAAGAAAATAATCTGGCGCGGCATACTTGCCGGCGCCGCCGCTGGCGTGTTCGCGTTCATCTGGTCGAAGATCTTCATCGAGCCGATCGTCGGCCGGGCTATCGATTTCGAGGACGGTACCTCCGCAGCTCATGAGGCCATGGAGATGGCAGACGGCCACGGCCACGGCCACGGCGGCGGTGTGGAGCTCTTCACCCGCACCGTGCAGTCGAATATCGGTATGGGCCTTGGTGTCTTTGCGTTCAGCGTCGCTCTCGGGGCGTTGTTCGCAGTGGTGTTCTGCGTCGCTTACAGCCGGATCGATCACGTCTCGGCCCGAAAGTTGGCAGTTATAGTCGCCGCCGCGATGCTCCTTGCCCTGTGGGTGGTGCCCGCACTCAAGTACCCGCCCAATCCGCCGGCTACGAGCCTGGAGGAGACCATCAAGCAACGTGCACTGCTGTACCTGCTGATGGTCGCGCTGTCCGCACTTCTGATGGTCGCGGCGGTCTACCTGGCCTTCCAGCTTCACCCGAAACTGGGCACCTGGAATGCGACTCTCGCGGCAGGCGGCGCCTATATCGTCGCGGTCGTCGTCGTGATGCTCATCCTGCCGACCATCAACGAGACGCCGGGTCCGATCGTCAACGACGCCGGCATGATCGTGTTCCCCGGCTTTCCCGCGGCGGACCTCTATGAGTTCCGGTTGTACGCCTTGGGCACGCAGGTGATTGTCTGGACGACGATCGGCCTGCTCGGTGCGTCCATGTTCTCTCGGTTGCTTGACAGCAAGGAGAAGGAAGCCATCCCGGTGTGA
- a CDS encoding A/G-specific adenine glycosylase: MAPILHCARAGHAVSISSRELLDWFGVARRELPWRDPEVTAWQILVSEFMLQQTPVARVAPIWLDWVARWPTPSATAAAGAADVLRAWGKLGYPRRAKRLHECATVIATDHGDVVPDDVDVLLTLPGVGAYTARAVACFAYRKRVPVVDTNVRRVVARAVHGLADAGSPSATRDMADVEALLPDDPSAATFSAALMELGATVCTARSPKCGICPLSVCAWRAAGFPAGTGPARPTQRYAGTDRQVRGRLMDVLRASASPVERARLDVVWLTDPAQRDRALDSLLVDGLVEQTADGRFALAGEGDDAGA; the protein is encoded by the coding sequence ATGGCGCCCATTCTGCACTGCGCACGAGCAGGGCACGCCGTGAGCATCTCCTCGAGGGAACTCCTCGACTGGTTCGGCGTGGCTCGCCGCGAGCTTCCCTGGCGTGATCCCGAGGTGACGGCCTGGCAGATTCTGGTCAGCGAGTTCATGCTCCAGCAGACCCCGGTGGCGCGGGTGGCGCCGATCTGGCTGGACTGGGTGGCGCGCTGGCCCACCCCGTCGGCGACCGCGGCTGCCGGTGCCGCCGACGTATTGCGGGCGTGGGGAAAGCTGGGCTACCCGCGGCGCGCCAAGCGTCTGCACGAGTGCGCCACAGTGATCGCGACCGACCACGGCGATGTGGTGCCCGACGACGTCGACGTGCTGCTGACTCTGCCGGGCGTAGGTGCCTACACGGCGCGGGCGGTGGCGTGCTTCGCCTATCGCAAGCGGGTGCCGGTCGTGGACACCAATGTGCGTCGGGTGGTCGCGCGGGCGGTGCACGGCCTGGCCGACGCCGGGAGCCCGTCGGCGACCCGCGATATGGCCGACGTCGAGGCGCTGTTGCCCGACGATCCCAGTGCCGCAACGTTTTCCGCGGCGCTCATGGAGCTGGGCGCCACGGTATGCACGGCGCGATCACCGAAGTGCGGCATCTGCCCGCTGAGCGTCTGCGCGTGGCGGGCGGCCGGTTTCCCGGCCGGCACCGGCCCGGCCCGGCCCACACAGCGCTACGCAGGCACCGACCGGCAGGTCCGCGGCCGGCTTATGGATGTGTTGCGGGCCAGTGCCTCGCCGGTGGAACGGGCCCGGCTCGACGTGGTGTGGCTGACCGATCCCGCCCAGCGCGACCGCGCGCTGGACTCACTGCTGGTCGATGGATTGGTGGAGCAGACGGCTGACGGCCGGTTCGCCCTGGCGGGCGAAGGCGACGATGCGGGAGCGTAG
- a CDS encoding carbonic anhydrase, translating to MPNSTPVTAWKALKEGNERFVAGEPEHPSQSIEYRASLAEEQRPTAVVFGCADSRVAAEIIFDQGLGDMFVVRTAGHVIDSAVLGSIEYAVTVLSVPLIAVLGHDSCGAVKATLAALDEGQVPPGFVRDVVERVTPSILLGRRDGLTRVDEFEARHVTETAAQLMSRSSAIADKINDGSLAIVGLTYHLADGVVALRKHIGDIGE from the coding sequence ATGCCAAACAGCACCCCGGTGACAGCGTGGAAGGCACTCAAGGAGGGTAACGAGCGTTTCGTCGCTGGTGAGCCCGAGCATCCCAGCCAGAGCATCGAGTATCGCGCCAGCCTGGCGGAGGAGCAGCGGCCGACCGCCGTGGTGTTCGGGTGCGCTGACAGCCGGGTCGCCGCCGAGATCATCTTCGACCAGGGCCTCGGGGACATGTTCGTGGTGCGCACCGCGGGCCATGTCATCGACTCCGCTGTGCTCGGCTCGATCGAATACGCCGTCACCGTGCTGAGCGTGCCGCTGATCGCCGTGCTCGGCCATGACAGCTGCGGCGCGGTCAAGGCCACCCTGGCCGCACTCGACGAAGGACAGGTTCCGCCCGGGTTCGTCCGGGACGTCGTCGAACGGGTGACGCCGTCGATCCTGCTGGGCCGTCGCGACGGCCTGACCCGGGTCGATGAGTTCGAGGCCCGCCACGTCACCGAGACCGCCGCACAGCTGATGTCGCGGTCGTCGGCCATCGCCGACAAGATCAACGACGGATCGCTGGCCATCGTCGGGCTCACTTACCACCTCGCTGACGGCGTGGTCGCGCTCCGCAAACACATCGGTGATATCGGCGAGTAA
- a CDS encoding YbjQ family protein, translating to MLVVTTNDLPGWEIQRVCGEVFGLTVRSRNAFAQMGAGFKSMFGGELQGMTKNLAESRNEAMARLITEARNRGGNAIVAMRFDTTELGDVWTEICAYGTAVQAAPITEAAKYTAQQLGYGSG from the coding sequence ATGCTTGTAGTGACAACGAACGACCTCCCGGGCTGGGAGATTCAGCGGGTGTGCGGCGAGGTCTTCGGACTGACCGTCCGCTCGCGCAACGCCTTCGCGCAGATGGGCGCCGGCTTCAAGAGCATGTTCGGCGGGGAACTGCAGGGCATGACGAAGAATCTGGCCGAGAGCCGCAACGAGGCCATGGCCAGGCTGATCACCGAAGCCCGCAACCGGGGCGGCAACGCGATCGTCGCGATGCGGTTCGACACCACCGAGCTCGGCGACGTCTGGACCGAGATCTGTGCCTACGGCACCGCGGTTCAGGCCGCGCCCATCACCGAGGCTGCGAAGTACACCGCTCAACAATTGGGGTACGGGTCGGGCTAA
- the clpC1 gene encoding ATP-dependent protease ATP-binding subunit ClpC yields the protein MFERFTDRARRVVVLAQEEARMLNHNYIGTEHILLGLIHEGEGVAAKSLESLGISLEGVRSQVEEIIGQGQQAPSGHIPFTPRAKKVLELSLREALQLGHNYIGTEHILLGLIREGEGVAAQVLVKLGAELTRVRQQVIQLLSGYQGKETAEAGTGGRGGESGNPSTSLVLDQFGRNLTAAAMEGKLDPVIGREKEIERVMQVLSRRTKNNPVLIGEPGVGKTAVVEGLAQAIVHGEVPETLKDKQLYTLDLGSLVAGSRYRGDFEERLKKVLKEINTRGDIILFIDELHTLVGAGAAEGAIDAASILKPKLARGELQTIGATTLDEYRKYIEKDAALERRFQPVQVGEPTVAHTIEILKGLRDRYEAHHRVSITDAAVVAAATLADRYINDRFLPDKAIDLIDEAGARMRIRRMTAPPDLREFDEKIADARREKESAIDAQDFEKAASLRDREKQLVAQRAEREKQWRSGDLDVVAEVDDEQIAEVLGNWTGIPVFKLTEEETTRLLRMEDELHKRIIGQEDAVRAVSKAIRRTRAGLKDPKRPSGSFIFAGPSGVGKTELSKALAEFLFGDDDALIQIDMGEFHDRFTASRLFGAPPGYVGYEEGGQLTEKVRRKPFSVVLFDEIEKAHQEIYNTLLQVLEDGRLTDGQGRTVDFKNTVLIFTSNLGTSDISKAVGLGFTQGGGENNYERMKQKVNDELKKHFRPEFLNRIDDIIVFHQLTREEIITMVDLMVGRVSKQLKAKDMTMELTDKAKSLLAKRGFDPVLGARPLRRTIQREIEDALSEKILFEEVGPGQMVTVDVDNWDGEGAGEDAVFTFVGGPKRPESAEPDLASAGTASE from the coding sequence ATGTTCGAGAGATTTACCGACCGTGCCCGCAGGGTCGTCGTCCTGGCGCAAGAAGAAGCCCGGATGCTCAACCACAACTACATCGGGACCGAGCACATCCTGTTGGGTCTTATTCACGAGGGTGAAGGCGTAGCCGCCAAGTCCCTGGAGTCGCTGGGCATTTCCCTCGAGGGTGTCCGCAGCCAGGTCGAGGAGATCATCGGCCAGGGCCAGCAGGCGCCCTCGGGACACATCCCGTTCACCCCTCGTGCCAAGAAGGTTCTCGAGCTGTCCCTGCGCGAAGCGCTGCAGCTCGGCCACAACTACATCGGCACCGAGCACATCCTGCTCGGCCTCATCCGTGAGGGCGAAGGCGTCGCGGCCCAGGTGCTGGTCAAGCTGGGCGCCGAGCTCACACGCGTGCGCCAGCAGGTGATCCAGCTGCTGTCGGGCTACCAGGGCAAGGAAACCGCGGAAGCCGGCACCGGCGGCCGCGGCGGCGAGTCCGGCAACCCGTCCACCTCGCTGGTCCTCGACCAGTTCGGCCGCAACCTGACCGCCGCCGCCATGGAGGGCAAGCTCGACCCGGTCATCGGCCGGGAGAAGGAAATCGAGCGGGTCATGCAGGTGCTGAGCCGGCGCACCAAGAACAACCCGGTGCTGATCGGCGAGCCCGGCGTCGGCAAGACCGCCGTCGTCGAGGGCCTGGCCCAGGCCATCGTGCACGGCGAGGTCCCCGAGACGCTGAAGGACAAGCAGCTCTACACCCTCGACCTAGGTTCACTGGTCGCAGGTAGCCGCTACCGCGGTGACTTCGAGGAACGCCTCAAGAAGGTGCTCAAGGAGATCAACACCCGCGGCGACATCATCCTGTTCATCGACGAGCTGCACACGCTCGTCGGCGCAGGAGCCGCCGAAGGTGCGATCGACGCCGCCTCGATCCTCAAGCCCAAGTTGGCCCGCGGTGAGTTGCAGACGATCGGTGCGACCACGCTCGACGAGTACCGCAAGTACATCGAGAAGGATGCCGCCCTGGAGCGCCGGTTCCAGCCGGTCCAGGTCGGTGAGCCGACGGTGGCGCACACCATCGAGATCCTCAAGGGTCTGCGCGACCGGTACGAGGCCCATCACCGGGTGTCGATCACCGACGCCGCCGTGGTGGCTGCGGCGACCCTGGCCGACCGCTACATCAACGACCGGTTCCTGCCGGACAAGGCGATCGACCTGATCGACGAGGCCGGTGCCCGGATGCGCATCCGCCGGATGACCGCTCCGCCAGACCTGCGTGAGTTCGACGAGAAGATCGCCGACGCACGCCGGGAGAAGGAAAGCGCCATCGACGCGCAGGACTTCGAGAAGGCGGCATCGTTGCGCGATCGCGAGAAGCAGCTGGTCGCCCAGCGTGCCGAGCGTGAAAAGCAGTGGCGGTCAGGTGATCTCGATGTCGTGGCTGAGGTCGACGACGAGCAGATCGCCGAGGTTCTCGGCAACTGGACCGGTATCCCCGTGTTCAAGCTGACCGAGGAGGAGACCACTCGGCTGCTGCGCATGGAGGATGAGCTGCACAAGCGGATCATCGGGCAGGAAGACGCCGTTCGCGCCGTCTCCAAGGCCATCCGCCGCACCCGTGCCGGCCTGAAGGACCCCAAGCGCCCGTCGGGTTCGTTCATCTTCGCCGGCCCGTCCGGTGTCGGTAAGACCGAGCTGTCCAAGGCGTTGGCGGAGTTCCTGTTCGGCGACGACGACGCGCTCATCCAGATCGACATGGGCGAGTTCCACGACCGGTTCACCGCATCGCGGCTCTTCGGCGCGCCGCCCGGATACGTCGGCTACGAAGAGGGCGGCCAGCTCACGGAAAAGGTGCGGCGCAAGCCGTTCTCGGTGGTGCTGTTCGACGAGATCGAGAAGGCACACCAGGAGATCTACAACACCCTGTTGCAGGTCCTCGAGGACGGCCGTCTGACCGACGGCCAGGGACGCACGGTCGACTTCAAGAACACCGTGCTGATCTTCACCTCGAACCTGGGTACCTCCGACATCTCCAAGGCGGTCGGCCTGGGCTTCACCCAGGGTGGCGGCGAGAACAACTACGAGCGGATGAAGCAGAAGGTCAACGACGAGCTCAAGAAGCACTTCCGCCCGGAGTTCCTCAACCGCATCGACGACATCATCGTCTTCCACCAGCTCACCCGCGAAGAGATCATCACGATGGTCGACCTGATGGTGGGCCGGGTGTCCAAGCAGCTCAAGGCCAAGGACATGACGATGGAGCTGACCGACAAGGCCAAGTCTCTGCTGGCCAAGCGCGGCTTCGATCCGGTACTGGGTGCCCGGCCGCTGCGCCGGACCATTCAGCGCGAGATCGAGGACGCCTTGAGCGAGAAGATCCTCTTCGAGGAGGTCGGTCCCGGCCAGATGGTCACCGTCGACGTGGACAACTGGGACGGCGAGGGCGCCGGCGAGGATGCGGTGTTCACCTTCGTCGGTGGGCCCAAGCGGCCCGAGTCGGCTGAGCCCGACCTGGCCAGCGCAGGCACGGCCAGCGAGTAG
- the mhuD gene encoding mycobilin-forming heme oxygenase MhuD, translating into MSVVKINAIEIPPGAGPELEKRFANRAHAVDNQPGFLGFQLLRPVKGEDRYFVVTTWESEEAFQAWASGPAIHAHAGERANPVAKGAHLLEFEVVLDVAGTGTQA; encoded by the coding sequence ATGTCCGTGGTGAAGATCAATGCAATCGAGATACCCCCGGGTGCCGGCCCAGAATTGGAGAAGCGGTTCGCCAACCGCGCGCACGCCGTCGACAATCAGCCGGGCTTTCTCGGGTTCCAATTGCTGCGACCGGTCAAGGGTGAGGACCGCTATTTCGTGGTGACCACATGGGAGAGCGAAGAGGCCTTCCAGGCCTGGGCCAGCGGCCCCGCGATCCACGCCCACGCCGGGGAACGGGCCAACCCGGTGGCCAAGGGTGCTCACCTGCTGGAGTTCGAGGTTGTGCTGGACGTTGCCGGGACCGGCACCCAGGCGTAG
- a CDS encoding CbtB domain-containing protein, which translates to MVWLSATAFFALLVLYFVGVDQGATSVFGDNMYIHEFVHDARHLLGFPCH; encoded by the coding sequence GTGGTGTGGTTGTCCGCAACGGCCTTCTTTGCGCTACTGGTGTTGTATTTCGTGGGAGTGGATCAGGGTGCCACGTCGGTCTTCGGCGACAACATGTACATCCATGAGTTCGTGCACGACGCCCGCCATCTGCTCGGCTTCCCCTGCCACTGA
- a CDS encoding helix-turn-helix domain-containing protein codes for MALRSVSALVLDGVAPFEFGVICEVFGIDRSADGVPNFDFKVCGPEAGKTLRTSVGAQLIPDHGLDDLMGVDVVAVPAVGGPPENYPPEALEALRAAHAAGSTVLTVCSGVFVAGAAGLIDGRRVTTHWMHADELARQFPSAIVDRNVLFVDDGDLVTSAGTAAGIDASLHLVRRELGSAVTNLIARRMVVPPQRDGGQRQYIDQPIPARCSEGFAPQLDWILSNLGAPHTVASLARRASMSARTFARRFVEETGTTPMQWVTDQRVLYARRMLEETDLDVDRIAERAGFGNATLLRHHFRRIVGVTPSDYRRRFARAS; via the coding sequence ATGGCACTGCGCAGCGTCTCGGCCCTCGTCCTCGACGGCGTCGCGCCATTCGAGTTCGGGGTGATCTGCGAGGTCTTCGGCATCGACCGCTCCGCCGACGGCGTGCCGAACTTCGATTTCAAGGTCTGCGGGCCGGAGGCCGGTAAGACCCTGCGCACCAGCGTTGGCGCGCAGCTGATTCCCGATCACGGGCTCGACGACCTGATGGGTGTCGACGTCGTGGCGGTTCCCGCGGTCGGCGGCCCGCCGGAGAACTACCCGCCCGAGGCTCTCGAAGCGTTGCGCGCCGCACACGCGGCCGGCTCGACGGTGCTGACGGTCTGCTCGGGGGTGTTCGTCGCCGGTGCCGCGGGTCTCATCGACGGCCGCCGGGTGACGACGCACTGGATGCACGCCGACGAACTAGCCCGGCAGTTCCCCTCTGCCATCGTCGACCGCAACGTCCTCTTCGTCGACGACGGCGATCTGGTCACCAGCGCAGGCACCGCTGCGGGCATCGACGCCAGCCTGCACCTGGTGCGGCGTGAGCTCGGCAGCGCGGTCACCAACCTGATCGCCCGCCGGATGGTGGTTCCCCCGCAACGCGACGGCGGCCAGCGTCAGTACATCGACCAGCCGATACCGGCGCGATGTTCGGAAGGTTTTGCCCCGCAACTGGATTGGATACTCTCCAACCTCGGTGCACCCCATACGGTTGCCAGCCTGGCGCGCCGTGCGAGCATGTCGGCCCGCACGTTCGCCCGCCGCTTCGTCGAGGAAACCGGCACCACGCCCATGCAGTGGGTGACCGACCAGCGGGTGCTCTACGCGCGCCGGATGCTCGAGGAAACCGACCTCGACGTCGACCGCATCGCCGAGCGGGCCGGCTTCGGTAACGCGACCCTGCTGCGCCACCACTTCCGCCGGATTGTCGGAGTCACGCCCTCGGACTACCGGCGCCGCTTCGCCCGCGCCTCCTAG
- a CDS encoding alpha/beta fold hydrolase: MNSELLTHRGGAGRPLVLVHGLMGRGSTWSRQVSWLSRFGAVYTYDAPWHRGRDVEDVAEVSTERFVEELGEAVDGLGCPAILIGHSMGGLHSWCLAAQRPDLVSALVVEDMAPDFVGRTTGPWEPWVHALPVEYGSAEQVFEEFGPVAGRYFLEAFDRTATGWRLHGQPARWIEIAAEWGTRDYWDQWRSVRAPVLLVEAGDSVAPPGQMLRMHELAGDRSTYVHVTGAGHLVHDDAPDRYRDAVERFLAALAEHAG; the protein is encoded by the coding sequence GTGAACTCCGAGCTGCTGACCCACCGCGGTGGAGCGGGCCGCCCGCTGGTGTTGGTACACGGCCTGATGGGCCGCGGCAGTACCTGGTCTCGGCAGGTGTCGTGGCTCTCCCGCTTCGGCGCCGTCTACACCTATGACGCCCCCTGGCACCGCGGCCGCGATGTCGAGGACGTGGCCGAGGTCAGCACCGAGCGGTTCGTCGAAGAGTTGGGTGAGGCGGTCGACGGGCTGGGCTGCCCGGCGATCCTGATCGGGCACTCGATGGGAGGCCTGCATTCCTGGTGCCTGGCCGCGCAGCGGCCCGATCTGGTCAGTGCGCTGGTGGTTGAGGACATGGCGCCGGACTTCGTCGGCCGCACCACAGGACCCTGGGAGCCCTGGGTGCACGCGTTGCCCGTCGAATATGGCTCGGCGGAGCAGGTTTTCGAGGAGTTCGGTCCGGTGGCCGGGCGATACTTCCTGGAGGCGTTCGACCGCACCGCCACCGGCTGGCGACTGCACGGGCAACCGGCCCGCTGGATCGAGATCGCTGCCGAGTGGGGCACCCGCGACTACTGGGATCAGTGGCGATCGGTTCGTGCACCCGTGCTGTTGGTCGAGGCGGGTGATTCCGTGGCGCCGCCTGGCCAGATGCTGCGGATGCACGAACTGGCGGGGGACCGCTCGACGTACGTCCACGTAACTGGCGCGGGACATCTGGTGCACGACGACGCCCCTGACCGATACCGCGACGCCGTCGAGAGGTTTCTAGCGGCGCTCGCCGAGCACGCCGGGTGA
- a CDS encoding histidine phosphatase family protein, which translates to MSDIVRLTLVSHAMTDAMAAGRFAADEPLNALGYNQIDAAADIGPVDVALSGPEVRARQTAEGFGLNPTVDGRLADLDVGRWRGCQLSDPPPADLATWLSRPDGAPHGGESVEALIARVGDWMDDISGTPVRLAAVTHPAVVRAAILVALDAPPESFWRIDIAPASRTLMHFRGRWTVRWGQR; encoded by the coding sequence GTGAGTGACATCGTTCGGCTGACTCTGGTATCCCACGCCATGACCGATGCCATGGCAGCCGGACGATTCGCCGCCGACGAGCCGCTGAACGCACTGGGCTACAACCAGATTGACGCCGCCGCAGATATCGGCCCGGTCGATGTGGCGCTCAGCGGGCCGGAGGTACGAGCCCGTCAGACCGCCGAAGGGTTCGGTCTGAACCCAACGGTGGACGGCCGGCTCGCCGACCTCGATGTCGGGCGCTGGCGGGGCTGTCAGCTCAGTGACCCGCCGCCCGCCGACCTCGCCACCTGGCTGAGCCGGCCGGACGGCGCGCCACACGGAGGCGAGTCCGTCGAGGCACTGATCGCCCGGGTGGGCGACTGGATGGACGACATCAGCGGCACACCGGTGCGGCTGGCTGCCGTCACCCATCCGGCCGTGGTGCGCGCGGCGATCCTGGTCGCCCTTGACGCCCCGCCGGAGTCGTTCTGGCGCATCGATATTGCCCCGGCCAGCCGTACGCTGATGCACTTTCGCGGCCGGTGGACCGTGCGCTGGGGTCAGCGGTAG